Proteins encoded within one genomic window of Streptomyces sp. NBC_01314:
- a CDS encoding DinB family protein, with amino-acid sequence MTDQRETRPDEQPLPERKTGWGDRFVGPEGDPRGEGGFEGERATLVGYLRNQRLTLELKCAGLDAEALTRRSVPPSNMSLLGLVRHLAGVEQYWFREALAGEPAPPRHYRAGDDPDGDFNDAVADPEAVADAWKTWRCEVDFAERFVAAAPGLAVTGRHDDEPIALREVLVHLIEEYARHNGHADFLRERIDGRIGQ; translated from the coding sequence ATGACCGACCAACGTGAGACACGGCCCGACGAACAGCCACTGCCGGAGCGGAAGACCGGGTGGGGCGACAGGTTCGTCGGCCCCGAAGGGGACCCACGCGGCGAAGGAGGGTTCGAGGGGGAGCGAGCCACGCTGGTCGGATATCTGCGCAACCAGCGGCTGACCCTGGAGCTGAAGTGCGCCGGTCTCGACGCCGAGGCCCTGACCCGCCGCTCGGTGCCACCGTCGAACATGTCGCTGCTCGGGCTCGTACGCCACCTCGCCGGCGTGGAACAGTACTGGTTTCGCGAGGCGTTGGCGGGCGAGCCGGCGCCGCCGCGCCACTATCGCGCCGGAGACGACCCCGACGGGGACTTCAACGACGCCGTGGCCGACCCCGAGGCCGTCGCCGACGCCTGGAAGACCTGGCGCTGCGAGGTCGACTTCGCCGAGCGTTTCGTGGCTGCCGCCCCCGGCCTCGCCGTCACCGGCCGCCACGACGACGAGCCCATCGCCCTTCGCGAGGTCCTCGTCCACCTGATCGAGGAGTACGCCCGCCACAACGGCCACGCCGACTTCCTGCGTGAGCGCATCGACGGCCGTATCGGCCAGTGA
- a CDS encoding helix-turn-helix domain-containing protein, with the protein MSQHASNEARVIPLRPATARPAGPPAKEPLWRDLVGDVLRRERLAQERTLKDVADEARISMPYLSEVERGRKEASSEVLAAAAQALGLGLGDLLSLAQTELTRHATRRTPKAPYNGLCLVA; encoded by the coding sequence GTGAGCCAACACGCGTCGAACGAAGCCCGAGTCATCCCCCTCCGCCCGGCGACGGCCCGTCCGGCCGGCCCACCCGCCAAGGAACCCCTCTGGCGCGACCTCGTCGGCGATGTCCTCCGCCGCGAACGGCTGGCCCAGGAACGCACCCTGAAGGACGTCGCAGACGAGGCCCGCATCTCGATGCCGTACCTCTCCGAGGTGGAACGGGGCCGCAAGGAAGCCTCGTCGGAGGTCCTGGCAGCCGCAGCCCAGGCTCTCGGCCTGGGCCTGGGCGACCTGCTGTCCCTGGCTCAGACGGAACTGACCCGCCACGCCACCCGCAGGACGCCCAAGGCCCCCTACAACGGGCTGTGCCTCGTGGCCTGA